From Triticum aestivum cultivar Chinese Spring chromosome 7B, IWGSC CS RefSeq v2.1, whole genome shotgun sequence:
GAGTTTTTTGGGGTTTGTGTCCTTCTCGGGAAGGAGAAACgatggcggctccctgaagatggaataaggttccgGTCGCCTAGGCCCCATCGCagtggtgcatctagcatcgtcggtgggTGTGTGGAGGTTTACCTCCGGCGGATCTCGTGGAATTTGATCGGTGGTTGTCTTTGTTGGATCTACTTGGATTCGGTCTTTGTTCATCTATGTTTGTGTGTCTGTAGGTTGGATACTTCGGATCTATGtgtctcttcatcggcggcggttgctattCTAGTGCACTAGTTCTATGGGGCCCTAGCACGATGAGTTGCTGACTgtgtactacaacaagttttgccgaCTTCgggaagggaggggagatgatggaggcatgccttcggctcgcttcagggCTTGTAGTCATCGGTCGCTcgtctatgaatctggatgtaaaTTTTTTTTGGGGTGTTTATTGTACTGAAATGATTGAAGATGGATAGATCGGAAGTTTTTTCGCAAAAGAAAAACAAATCACATGAAGATGGCTCAGCTTCGTGCGTGCCTCTACCAGCTTACGTGCACACTTCCGTTTCTTTTGGAGCTTGTCGTGAACACTTCCGAATGAAATGCTTGAGCGTGTGATCCCACTTGGGCCATGCCTGAAGGACGCCCCTATGTCTCGCTTCACGCGAGATGTACGAAACTCTCGCGTGAAGGGCGCCCATATGCcttgttctttctttctttttcatgtttttttatttttgtttctcttttatttatttttcttttgtttatacctccaaatattctaaataaatataacAAAAAAATACTATACAAAAAATATTGGAAAAACTGTTAACCAATCGTTTGAAAAAATGATAAATATGTATAGATAAAATATTTCTCATGTATACAATACATGTTTACAAAAAAAATAACGTGCATGAAAAAGGTTCTTCAGGTActtaaaaaaatattaatcaagcatttcacTAAAATGTTAAGCAAGTATTTAGAAAAAATCAAGCATTTAATAAATGTTCATTGTTTATAAAAATGTTGACCGCGTATTCAAACAATGTTAATCTTGTATCTGAAAtctttaatcaagcatttgaaaaatgttaaatgtgtacagaAACATATTGtccgtgtattaaaaaatgttagtcATGTAGTTGAAAAATATTAATAAAGCATCTGAAAAAATGATAAATGTATATAGAGAAAATATTGGTCATGTATTCAAAATATATTAAACTTCTATTTGAAACATGTTAAACATCTATTAGAAAAATGTTTTATATATAgaccaaaaatgtacaatgtgtatgaaaaaatagaCATAAAAATATAAGTTTTCTAAAAAAGTTTATAATGCATTTTAAAATGTCAAACATGTatacaataaatgtttctaatgtaTAAAAGAATGCTGACTGTGTACTGAGAAAATGTGTACACATGTTGAACATAAAAGAAATCAATGAAAATCGACAAAGAAACAAAGGAAaacaaagaataaaaataaaaaataaaaagagagaaaagaaaagaaacgaaGAAACCAATGCAAAACAATGAAACCGAGGAAACCaagaaataaacaaagaaaaaccaatgaaaaccaacaaagaaacaaacaaaaaaccaatgcaaaccaagaaagaaacaaagaaaaaagaaagcagaaaaaaatcaatgaaaacccaaaaagaaacaattaagaaaaaggaaaacaaaaccggtaaaaaccgagaaagaaacaaagaaaaccatcaAAAAGCCAAGGAAACATGAAAACCAAAAACGGTCATGAATAAAATGAAGAAAACCGGTGAAAAACATAGGAAAAAAActtagaaaaaaacagaaaaaggagaaaaaaCAGATTCAAAACAGCGATAAAAAAGGGTAAACAGACTGGCCCAGTTGCTATGCGAAATAAGAAGTTTTTCATGTGAGAGAAGCAACCCTCTCGCGGCGCCATTATGTCTGGCTTAGAAGAATTCTAGTAGACCCCGCATCCCGCGCCGGCCTGCAAATTAACCGCCAAATTGCGGGTTGGGGCCAGGAAAATCTGCACGATCAGACCcggcatcccgccccggcccgcaaattTTTTTACGGGGCGCGACAAATCTTCTCCCCCAACCTCTATCTTCACGggctgggaggccgacccgagctcaaCCCCTATCCGCCacgagatttggcgggagggacatttccgcgcgcCCTTTCCCGCTCCCCGCACCCCGCGCCACCATTGCCCCCCCTCCGCAAGCTCCGGTTCCTCCACCCCGGCTGTCCCTCACCGCCATGGACGCCCCCATGTTGTCCCCCACTACCGTTGAGGTCATGCACACTCCTTCCCCTCGGgctgatctcgtcgccggccatgttggccccgccgccgtcgcccaagcACACGCCGCGCCTGCCcacaagcggcagggcaacgtggtcgtgcagggCGGAAATCCGGCTGCCCCCGCCGCGATGGCTCGCGCTCCGGGCGCCAAGGCGACAGCGCGATCCCGACCGGCGACGGAGAAGGTCAGCAAGGTCGCGGGCGTAAAGCGGAGGAAGGTTCCGGCTTCAAAGAAGCCACCTTCTTCATCCTCTCACTCCATCCCCCCgcaaggaggtgctccggcgatgcCATTCAATGGTGCCGCTCCCTCCGCGagcgaggtgttcgatgaaatggccggaaggtatgcgtCTTCGATCTTGGCGATTTCCTTTCATTTCCGCCATTATTCTCGATATCTCGTGACTTGTTATCATTCTCTCTAGCGGTGGTTCCAGCAATGCAAcaaccgagttcgtgaacttgttggacacgaacgtggttgacattgatcaagcccctttTGAACTGTTCGGCTACAATGAAAAGGAGGGCGGCGTGGACGGTCATGGTTGTGCGGACGAATTGGaggagatcgaagcggaagcgtATGAGCAATCGCAAGCAAAAACTGGGAAAAGCtaaagatcgaagaactacacgatcttggaagatcaagctttgatcaaagcatggagtgcggtgtctcttgatgcatgcacgggtactGATCAAACTgccaagagatattggcaaaggatcaaagatcaatacttccgcattatggcaaagcatcccaataggactccacgcacatTTTGGTCGCTTCAAGGCCATTGGAGAAcatcaagcctatgtgcagccgttgggcagcttgcttggagcaagtacgcaatgcacctccaagtggcaccGTGGAGTCGGACTATGTGAGTTTGTTTTGCCTTTGTCCAAGTTGTGCATCATCATATTGCATCATGGGAAATGATTGGATCACTTTGTTCACATTGTGTAGGACAAGATTGCTCAACATCgatacaaggacatggaagcttcggaaggcaaattcttcaaacttgagcattgttgggagttgctaaaaaatgcgagaagtggaagttgatcgataaataatccccaccaaagagaggctcacttacaaacatggatgaagatggggatgatgatggcccaagaaatttgcacaagcccgatggcgacaagaagattaaggagaagatgaaaagagagcaagaagcatcgagcttgagggagaatattgatgccatggtgcaatcaaacgagtcgatgttgttgaagtcgttggagatcaagaaagagttggccgagaagaaggcaaaagagaagcaagaaaagtggcaAATACTCAAGGAAGAGGGGCTCTGCAAAGCTGAGATTGAGGAGAGAAGAGCACACGCCGCTGAAAACAAATCCATGTCCttgttgctcgccgaagagaaTAAGAACATgacaatgaaccgcaatgacatggacgacctcaccaaaacatggcatgatatggcaaggagcgaaatcttgaagaggagaatggtcgcGTCGGCCGGTCTGTGTTACAGTTCTGGTGATGTTTTTTCTGCTCCATATGATGGCAATGTGGATGATTTCGGTGCGGGTGTTGGAACAAGCGCCAGAGGTGGATTCgatggcgcggagtgaagatccaccaagatgatgccggacatggACGCAAACCTTTTCAGGGCCCTTTTGCGTTTGCCGTAATGAACTTGGCTTTTATTTGCGCGTAAAACTGTTTATgtcgtttgaatttgaacttgtttgtgaAACCCTATGTCAAATGCGAGATTTGCAGTTTTTCTGTTTGCGGGTCGTCGCGGTGGTGCCCGAGCAGAgcccgcaaagccgacccgtaaaaaggtATATTCAGCGAATAAACTTTTTTACGGGtccgtttggggggtctgcatctgtgccagcccgAGCCAGCCCGCGAAAGCAGTTTTGCGCGAACCGCAAACGCAttttgcgggccggcgggatgcggggtctgctagagttgctcttatagcGAGACCCAGGGAACCCTCGCGTCTCGCAGAGCGAGAGATGGACCGGCCCAGCCGCGCGGGAGGCCGAAGGCTCGttttttttgaagattttttattttttcctactATTTTAAAGAAATatattagaaaaacatttctaaaAAATAGTGTTAGctaagcatttggaaaatgttaaatgtctaTTGAGAAATGTTTATacgaaaatatataaaaaatatacaaTATGCGAAAAAAGTTAATCAAGTATTTAATAAATGTTGatccaagtatttgaaaaaaaaaatattaACATGAATTTGTAAAACCTTAATCAATAATAtgaaaaaatgttaaatgtctatagaatgttgaccatgtactaaaaatgttaaacttgtatttgaaaaatgttaatcaagaatttaaaatatgttaaatgtgtatataaaaatattgaccatatattaaaaatatattattttggtatttaaaattttttaatcaagcatttgaaaaaaataaaaGTGTATAAAAAAATTGAGCATGTATTCAAAAAATTAACTTGTATTTAAAAaaggttaatcaagcatttgaaaaaatataTTAAGTGTCTATAGAAaaaagttgaccatgtattaaaaaatgtttattCCCATTGAAAAAAATGGTAAtctagcatttaaaaaatgttaaatgtgtatagaaaaaaagtTGACTATCTATTTTAACAAATGTTAAtcttatattttaaaaatgttaaacatgtattggTATGTACCGAAAAAGCGTAAAAAAAATAAGAAAACCTGagataaaacaaaagaaaaccgaTGAAAATTATAAAAGAAGCAaacaaaactgataaaatgaaaaaaaagaaaaaaagtgaaaaCTGAGAATGAAATAAAGAAAAtcgaagaaaaaagaaagagaaataaaAACGAATGAAAAccgagcaaaaagcaaagaaaacaaagagaaaaggaaaaacgaataaaaacaaaaaaaaacacgaAAAAACAAGTGGTAAACTGCCTCTTTTTATTCAAGTAGGCCCCACCCAACTTACAAAACACAAGCCCGATAGGAGACGCGGTTGCTAGCTGGTTACGCATTAACCAGTCTATCCTGTAATCGATCACTGCTCTCTACTGTCAGATTTAACCCAACAACAGCCCTCGCCACGCGTCCCGTGCTGGGCGCTCTCTCTGAATTTCATTTTATATCTCTGTACAGGTTTTCAGGTTTTTATGGTTGTTTCGGGGTTTTTCAGCTTTTCCCTAGGTATTTGTGGAAAAGTTTGGAGAAAAAACTTGCGTGAGAAAATGCGTGCTTTTTTCCATTCGCGTGAGGTATATATTTGCATCTGCAAGAGGCATAATTGTGCCTCTCGAAaaggaaaaaacatgtttttttttacaagaggcacaaatttgcttcatgtggtttgcttccgcgaaaggcacGTGATTGTCTTTCAGAAataaaaaaaacgtgtttttttgctTTCGAGAGCCGGTATTTCTGCGGCCTCCTTCTAGGCGGCTCTCGACAACCCACCGATCATCGTGTCTGGGCTATCGAAGATGTTGGTCCTGCCGATGTCGACGTTTCCGCCTCCACTGCCGACGTCGCCATAGCCTTCTTCATCATTTGCGACCCAGTCCCGGCGTCTCGATCATAGATCTCGGCGATCCAGGTCCCCATTTTGCGTTGTCGCACGCCGTGGTAGTTTGGCCCCGATGGCGGCGACGGTGGGAGGTTGGGGAACGCTGGTGCGGTGCAGGATTAGGAGGGGCGGGAGGAGGATCCGCCGCTGACGCAGGAGGAGGCAACGTTGATCTGTCGACCAAGCACTGCGGATGCGCAACGGCGAGCGGCGCCGACTGGATCCAGCCATAGGAGGCAGCGCCCGGTGGTGCATTTGGGCGGTGGGACGGTAGTGAGTTTCTTATTTTACTCAGTGGCGAGTGGGCGAGTGGTTTTACTCCTCGGCGGCTGCTCGTAAGATTTATGGAAAACTCTTAAATCCATCTGGCTGATTTATGGAGTAACTAGCCGCGCCGTCTACCTGCCATGCGTGCATCCACGTTGTGCATTGCTCGGTCAACTGCCTAGCCCACATACACCATCTCTGGATGGGCCCCACGCCCCGTTTAGCATCCGCCTTATCCCCTCACGCAGGAAACCACAACCACACATGTTTCCCGCCGCATCATCATCTTCCCCTTCCTCTAGATCAAGGTCAACACCTGCCCCTGCTGCCTCAAGCTCTGCTCCCCCTTCGCTGCTGCAGAGCAAAAAGGGAACGACCACTGCTTGTTGCTTTTTTCTGCTGTAGGGAGTGCAGCAATGGGGTCGTGTGGCGCTACAATGGGGAATGCTCGCCACTACTCGCCGGCGCTGCAATGGGGTGGGGCATTGTTACTGGCGGCGTGACAAGTCGAGTATGGGGTGCTGCTCGCCGGCAACAAGCTATGATGCGTGACCCATGGACAGGAGCGATGATTGTGGGGGAATCGAGCGGCTCTAATACATCCTAGTTGAGAAAATTGGATGGCGGGCTAGGCGGCTTATAATTGGATAAAATCTGCCGCCTGATTTGTAGCAGCCGCCAGTTAGGTGCAGGTTAGAGGAGTAAACCGTGATTTTACTTCTCTAACCGGTTTTAGGGGATCGGCGAAAGATGCTCTACCTATGTTCAAACTTCATGCCTCTTGTGAAATCTTCTATGACACTCGCGCCATTTTTGGACGATCGAACCAAGTAAACTAACTAGGGCAGGAAACTGAAAACAGCCTACTAAATCAACATTTCTTTCCATGTAACTGTGAATATAAACagtcttgaaaccaaccacatcacATGATATAATACAAACACACAGTACATGGAGAACAACTACTGGCATAGATAGACCAGAAGCACTCACAAATTAATCCCCCAAACCAGATTAATCAACCAAAGAATAGTCTCTAGCTAGCAGATCAATCGATTTATCTGTCTAAGTGGAACTTGGATCTCCCAGTCTAACTGGAACTGCAATCTAAGCATCCTTGTTGAATTTCAGGAACTCATCATGATCAACTATGTCTGGCAAAGAGTCCCACGCCGGTTCTTCCCCCTCCGTCTCCGCTGGCTTGTCAAATATTTTCATGAATTGGTCCATTGGAATGCTGAAATTATCCTCCGGCCCGTCCTCatcatgctgctgctgctggtactgACCAAGAACGCTGGCTGCCGCCATGGAGTTCTGCCCCTTCTCGCTGTCGTCGTAATGAAGAGGACCCACCGACGACATTATGCCATCCATGAAGTTTTGGCCGTCATCGTCGTCGCCGTAATCAAGAAGGGGCGGGGGCGAAGGCGGCAGATCCGACGCCTGTGGCTGTGGCGGCTCAACTTGCTCTTGCCGGAGACCACGGACACTCCCCGGCGGcatcagcgcggcggcggcggcgaaataGTCTGCCGGGACAGGCTTCTTGTTCCCCGCCGTCAGGCCGTCCTCCCCGTAGACTTCCGTCCGGCCCTCGGCGGTGGCGCGCGGCGTGACGTAGAGCTTGTGGAGCGCGGGCACGCCCTTCCTGCCGGCGCCCCTGTCCATGTCGCTGGTGAACTCCTGCATGAGCCACGGCGTCTTGCGCTTCTTGGACGGGGGCGGGGGCACGTAGTAGAAACCGAAGCAGTTCTTGCGCCCGCCCTCTTCGCGAAGCTCCTCCTTGCTCTGCTCCACCCGCCAGAACCCGCCGGTCCGGACGCTGCGGTCGGCGCGCTTGTTCTTGGCCGCGCTGCACGGGCTCTGGAACTTGCTCTCGCCGAGGAACCACCACGTGTGCTTGCCGTCGCGGGCGCTGGCCGGCGGGTGCAGCCGCTGCAGCGCGTAGGGGTCGTTGTCGTACATGTCAGCGTGGAAGATGAACCCCCGCGCGTCCGGCATCTTGTCGTCGCCGGCGATCCACCGGTTGAGGAACCCCATCCTGTCCGCCTTCGTTGGGTTGAAGTAGACgccaggaggcagcggcggcggctgcttGACTTCGTTCAACCCACTTGGTACGGGCGGAGGCGCCATGGACATGGAGCTGCTGGCTCCGGCTCCGGCGTCGGCGGTGGTGGAAGTTGATCTCTTGACTGATTTTCTCGCTTTCGTGATGGCCATGATTTCTTAGCTAGCTGTGTTTGAGGAGGGATTGGATTGATCGGTGGGCTGGGATTATATAGTGTGGAGACGACGCGCTTCCTTCTGAaatcggattcgcctcatcgtcCCAAGCTGTAATCGGACATTCGGCCTGGAGACGGAACAGAGCAGTCGATGCGCTTCCCGCGC
This genomic window contains:
- the LOC123163168 gene encoding uncharacterized protein, yielding MAITKARKSVKRSTSTTADAGAGASSSMSMAPPPVPSGLNEVKQPPPLPPGVYFNPTKADRMGFLNRWIAGDDKMPDARGFIFHADMYDNDPYALQRLHPPASARDGKHTWWFLGESKFQSPCSAAKNKRADRSVRTGGFWRVEQSKEELREEGGRKNCFGFYYVPPPPSKKRKTPWLMQEFTSDMDRGAGRKGVPALHKLYVTPRATAEGRTEVYGEDGLTAGNKKPVPADYFAAAAALMPPGSVRGLRQEQVEPPQPQASDLPPSPPPLLDYGDDDDGQNFMDGIMSSVGPLHYDDSEKGQNSMAAASVLGQYQQQQHDEDGPEDNFSIPMDQFMKIFDKPAETEGEEPAWDSLPDIVDHDEFLKFNKDA